In the genome of Thermus antranikianii DSM 12462, the window ACACGACCGGTGATGGTGACGCCTTGGGCCAAGGCTAAGGGTAAAAGAACGGCGCAAAAAGCCAATAACTTTTTCATTTTAAGCCTCCCTTCGCCGCCATTATACCCCAGGGCGCATCGCCAAAGCCCTTGGCCTGCGGCTGGTACGGGAGCTAAAAGGGTTTTGTCCCATAATGGAGGCATGTGGTCCTTTCCCCAGAGCCTCGAGGGCCGGTATGTCCGCTTGGAGCCCCTAACCCTCTCCCACCTTCCGGGCTTCCAAGCCCAGTTTGACCCCGAGGTCTACCGCCACATGAGCCATAGGGTAAGGGGGCCGGAGGACCTAAGGGCTCACCTCGAGGCCCTTCTTTCCGAGCCTGGCCGGGTTAACTGGGCCGTTTTCCTGGGAGGGGAGCTGGCTGGGCGGATCTCCGTCATCGCCCCGGATCCGCAAAACCGCAAGCTGGAGATCGGTACCCTCATCTTCAAACCCTTCTGGGGAAGCCCCGCCAACAAGGAGGCCAAGTATCTCCTCCTGCGCCACGCCTTCGAGGTGCTCCTTGCGGAAAGGGTGCAGTTTAAGGTGGACCCCTTGAACCTGCGAAGCCAAAGGGCCTTGGAGTCCTTGGGGGCGGTGCGGGAAGGGGTCTTGCGGCGGAACCGCCTTCTCTCGGATGGCCGCTTCCGCGACGACGTGGTCTACAGCATCCTGCGGGAGGAGTGGCCTCGTGTGAAGGCCCGGCTGGAAGAGAAACTGTATGGAGCTTTCCCAGGAGATACGGGAGGGGCTTAGCCTCCTGGTGCTCCTCCTCACCTACCTGGGCCTGGCCCTGGGAGGGCTTCCCGGCTACCGCATGAACCGGGCGGGGGTGGCCCTGGTGGGGGCGAGCTTTCTGGTGCTCCTCGGGGTCTTGGACCTCCGGGAGGCCTGGCAGGCCCTGGACGCCCAAGCCCTCACCTTCCTCTTCGGCATCATGGTCCTGAACGCCCATCTGGGCTATGCGGGCTTCTTTGGCCTTGCGGCGGAGAGGCTTTTGGGTCTGGCCAGGACTCCCTTGGCCCTTCTCCTCCTTCTTACCTTTGGAAGCGGGTTCCTTTCCGCCCTTTTCCTGAACGACACCATGGCCCTTCTCCTCACCCCCTTGGTCCTCTCCCTAACCCGGAGCCTGGGCCTGAACCCCGTGCCCTACCTCCTTACCCTCATGGCGGCGGTGAACACGGGAAGCCTCATGACCCCCACGGGGAACCCCCAGAACATCGTGGTGGCGAGCCTATCCGGCATCTCCTACCTGGGGTTTGTTTCGGCCCTCTGGCCCGTGGCCCTGCTGGGCCTGGGGCTTCAGGTGGTTCTCCTGGCCCTCCTCTACCCCGAGGTACGCTCCTTAAAGCCCCTTTCCCCCATTCCCCCCTTGCGCTACCGCCTGCACGGCCCCCTGTTGGCCAAGGGGCTTTGGGTGGCCTTTGGGCTTTTCCTGGCCTTCCTCCTGGGCTACCCCATGGCCCAGGGGGCCTTGGTGGCCGCAGGCATCCTCCTCTTCACCCGCCGCCTACGCTCCGAGCGCTACTTCTTGCGGGTGGACTGGGAGCTACTGGTGATGTTCGCCGCCCTCTTCATGGTCACCGAGGGGGTACGAAGGCTGGGCCTGGCGGAGTTTCTTGTGCCCTTGGCCACCACGCCTTTAGGGCT includes:
- a CDS encoding GNAT family N-acetyltransferase — encoded protein: MWSFPQSLEGRYVRLEPLTLSHLPGFQAQFDPEVYRHMSHRVRGPEDLRAHLEALLSEPGRVNWAVFLGGELAGRISVIAPDPQNRKLEIGTLIFKPFWGSPANKEAKYLLLRHAFEVLLAERVQFKVDPLNLRSQRALESLGAVREGVLRRNRLLSDGRFRDDVVYSILREEWPRVKARLEEKLYGAFPGDTGGA
- a CDS encoding SLC13 family permease; this encodes MELSQEIREGLSLLVLLLTYLGLALGGLPGYRMNRAGVALVGASFLVLLGVLDLREAWQALDAQALTFLFGIMVLNAHLGYAGFFGLAAERLLGLARTPLALLLLLTFGSGFLSALFLNDTMALLLTPLVLSLTRSLGLNPVPYLLTLMAAVNTGSLMTPTGNPQNIVVASLSGISYLGFVSALWPVALLGLGLQVVLLALLYPEVRSLKPLSPIPPLRYRLHGPLLAKGLWVAFGLFLAFLLGYPMAQGALVAAGILLFTRRLRSERYFLRVDWELLVMFAALFMVTEGVRRLGLAEFLVPLATTPLGLLLAATLLSLLISNVPAVLLLAPLVQEPRDWLLLAGGSTLAGNLTLLASVANLIVAEGAGREGVRIGFMEHLRLGLPLTLLTLGLLYALL